A region from the Rheinheimera mangrovi genome encodes:
- the deoA gene encoding thymidine phosphorylase: MLLPQEIIKQKRNGGVLTEAAIAQFVRGLTDQSFSEGQTAALAMAIYLNGMSTAETVALTRAMQHSGAVMDWTSMLDGPVVDKHSTGGVGDKVSLMLAPMIAACGAYVPMIAGRGLGHTGGTIDKLEAIPGYQCQQPLDKIQQLVKQQGCVIVSQSGELAPADRRLYLIRDVTATVESIPLITASILSKKLAAGLQALTMDVKIGSGAIMKNVADASALAKSIVNTAKGAGVPTQALLTDMNQTLGATAGNALEILETLDYLTGKYREPRLHQVTLELGASMLQLGGLFNDKASAIAALEQSLTSGKAAEIFSKMVAAQGGPADLLEKPELYLAKAKVVLDIKAPVAGYLNKADTTAVGMAVVRLGGGRAHPDQVINMAVGFSDVKALGEKVAAGDLLARVHADTTEAAEHAKNEYLAALTIEATAVTIDPIIHLVID, translated from the coding sequence ATGTTATTACCTCAGGAAATTATTAAACAAAAACGTAATGGCGGTGTTTTAACAGAAGCTGCTATCGCACAATTTGTCCGTGGTTTAACGGATCAAAGTTTTAGTGAAGGCCAAACGGCAGCCCTTGCTATGGCTATCTATCTGAATGGCATGAGTACAGCAGAAACTGTAGCGTTAACCCGCGCTATGCAGCATTCAGGTGCTGTGATGGATTGGACATCCATGCTGGATGGTCCTGTGGTGGATAAACACAGTACCGGTGGAGTAGGGGATAAAGTCAGTTTAATGCTGGCCCCTATGATTGCGGCCTGTGGTGCTTATGTGCCGATGATTGCTGGCCGTGGTTTAGGCCATACCGGTGGCACTATCGACAAACTGGAAGCCATTCCAGGTTATCAGTGTCAGCAACCTCTGGATAAAATTCAACAACTGGTGAAGCAACAAGGTTGCGTTATCGTGTCGCAAAGTGGTGAGCTAGCGCCTGCTGACCGTCGCTTGTATTTAATCCGTGATGTCACTGCCACTGTCGAGTCTATTCCGCTGATTACCGCTTCTATTTTGTCGAAAAAGCTGGCCGCCGGTCTGCAGGCTTTGACGATGGACGTGAAAATTGGCTCAGGCGCCATTATGAAAAATGTCGCCGATGCTTCTGCTTTAGCGAAAAGTATTGTCAATACGGCCAAAGGGGCTGGTGTACCTACTCAGGCTTTGTTAACAGATATGAACCAGACTTTGGGCGCTACCGCAGGTAACGCGCTGGAAATACTGGAAACTCTGGATTATCTGACAGGAAAATACCGCGAGCCCCGTTTGCATCAGGTCACCTTAGAATTAGGTGCCAGCATGTTGCAGTTAGGTGGCTTGTTTAACGATAAAGCCAGCGCTATTGCAGCTTTGGAGCAAAGTTTGACTTCAGGTAAAGCTGCTGAAATTTTCAGTAAAATGGTGGCGGCTCAAGGTGGGCCAGCAGATTTACTGGAAAAACCAGAGCTGTATCTGGCTAAAGCCAAAGTGGTGCTGGATATCAAAGCCCCTGTGGCTGGTTATCTGAATAAAGCCGACACCACTGCTGTTGGTATGGCGGTAGTGCGTTTGGGCGGTGGTCGTGCTCACCCAGATCAGGTGATTAATATGGCGGTGGGGTTCAGCGATGTGAAGGCATTGGGCGAAAAAGTGGCTGCAGGTGATCTATTAGCCCGGGTTCATGCTGATACAACGGAAGCTGCAGAGCACGCCAAAAATGAGTATCTGGCCGCTTTAACTATTGAAGCAACAGCAGTGACAATCGATCCAATTATCCACTTAGTGATTGATTAA
- a CDS encoding TIGR02285 family protein, whose translation MKKLSSCILMLLWTFTVSAQPVMQWYTSHWPPYRISEGIYAGQGSFDLMLKLLIDALPQYHHQIHQIHLARIVKVSATTSENHCTFGLRYTQDRDKRTYFSQPAGLLPNLAVNSLQQDSKLKTFDPQQAVQMSTLVKSPELLGLIENDRAYPAVIAAQIDKAGSNLGSSSMTTMNPAQLLAAKRVDYVVDYPNRLRYFSIEAGQDIKLEFRPIADIPGFSYTYVSCSKTETGKRWIKDVDEALNTLKQQPEYKNAMYRWFSEQERQLLEPHYAGFQQTRLFVPEQAETRFSDL comes from the coding sequence ATGAAGAAGTTAAGTAGTTGTATCTTAATGCTGTTATGGACTTTCACTGTGTCTGCTCAACCTGTGATGCAGTGGTATACCAGCCATTGGCCACCCTATCGTATCAGTGAAGGGATTTATGCTGGCCAGGGCTCCTTTGACTTAATGCTTAAGCTGCTTATTGACGCATTACCGCAGTATCACCATCAGATCCATCAAATTCATTTGGCCCGTATCGTCAAAGTCTCTGCGACCACCAGCGAAAACCACTGCACCTTTGGTTTGCGTTATACGCAAGATCGGGATAAGCGTACTTATTTTTCTCAGCCAGCAGGTTTATTACCTAATCTTGCTGTCAATAGCCTGCAGCAAGATAGCAAACTGAAAACCTTCGACCCTCAGCAGGCCGTGCAAATGAGCACACTGGTGAAAAGCCCGGAGTTACTAGGCCTGATTGAAAATGACAGAGCTTATCCTGCCGTAATTGCTGCACAAATTGATAAAGCAGGCAGTAATCTGGGCAGTAGCTCGATGACCACCATGAACCCCGCACAGCTATTGGCCGCTAAGCGGGTAGATTATGTGGTGGACTATCCAAACCGCTTACGTTATTTCAGCATAGAAGCAGGTCAGGATATCAAGCTGGAGTTCAGACCTATTGCCGATATTCCAGGTTTTTCTTATACCTATGTCAGTTGCTCTAAAACAGAAACAGGAAAACGTTGGATTAAGGATGTTGATGAGGCCTTGAATACTTTAAAGCAACAACCTGAGTATAAAAATGCGATGTATCGCTGGTTTTCCGAGCAGGAACGGCAGTTACTGGAGCCGCACTATGCCGGATTTCAGCAAACCCGGCTTTTTGTACCAGAGCAGGCTGAAACCCGGTTTAGTGACCTCTAG
- a CDS encoding NAD(P)/FAD-dependent oxidoreductase encodes MTTPQIVVIGGGAGGLELATRLGNKFGRKGKAAITLIDRNPTHIWKPLLHEVATGTLDVDIDQVTYRAHARAHGFDFQLGTFTGLNRAERQVTLAPVLDESGEVVLEERRIHYDYLVLAIGSVSNHFNTPGVQEHCIFLDSPSQANRFHRRLLEAYLKLNSPLHPKENLNIAIVGAGATGVELAAELHHAAAELNSYGFNDMKRDRLKISVIEAGPRILPALPERIAAAAHKELLKLGVDVRVSTKVTAADEHGLQLGDEHLQAELMVWAAGIKAPDFLKDLDGLETNRINQLMVLPTLQSSVDSQIYVIGDCAGCPLPDNKWVPPRAQSAHQMASHVAKNLTAALAGKAQSAYQYKDHGSLISLSRFGTVGNLMGNLVGGAMMIEGRIARLAYISLYRMHQVALHGWFRTLVISVIGKINKIIRPRLKLH; translated from the coding sequence ATGACAACCCCGCAGATCGTAGTTATTGGTGGTGGAGCTGGTGGACTGGAACTGGCGACCCGCCTTGGTAATAAATTTGGCCGTAAAGGAAAAGCGGCAATTACCCTGATAGACAGAAACCCTACTCATATCTGGAAACCTTTATTGCATGAAGTGGCGACAGGCACATTGGATGTCGATATTGATCAGGTGACCTATCGTGCTCATGCCAGAGCCCACGGCTTTGACTTTCAGTTGGGTACTTTTACCGGTCTGAACAGGGCGGAACGACAGGTCACTTTAGCTCCTGTACTGGACGAAAGTGGCGAGGTTGTGCTGGAAGAACGTCGTATTCATTATGATTATCTGGTGCTGGCCATTGGCAGTGTGTCGAATCACTTTAATACCCCAGGTGTGCAAGAGCATTGTATTTTCCTCGATAGCCCGTCGCAGGCTAACCGCTTCCACCGTCGTTTGCTGGAAGCCTATTTAAAGCTGAACTCGCCTTTGCATCCGAAAGAAAACCTGAATATCGCCATAGTAGGTGCAGGTGCGACTGGGGTTGAACTGGCCGCTGAATTACACCATGCTGCAGCTGAGCTAAACTCGTACGGCTTTAACGATATGAAACGCGATCGCTTAAAAATTTCCGTCATTGAAGCCGGTCCTCGTATTCTACCAGCCCTGCCGGAACGTATTGCTGCGGCAGCGCACAAAGAATTGCTCAAACTGGGTGTAGATGTTCGGGTCAGTACCAAAGTCACAGCAGCGGATGAACATGGCCTGCAACTGGGTGATGAACATTTACAGGCAGAACTGATGGTGTGGGCTGCAGGTATTAAAGCACCAGATTTCTTAAAAGACTTAGATGGTTTAGAAACCAACCGTATTAACCAGTTGATGGTATTGCCTACATTGCAAAGCAGTGTCGACAGCCAAATTTATGTGATTGGTGATTGTGCAGGTTGTCCACTGCCAGATAACAAATGGGTGCCACCACGGGCTCAATCAGCACATCAAATGGCCAGCCATGTTGCGAAAAATCTGACAGCGGCCTTAGCAGGTAAGGCTCAGTCGGCTTATCAGTATAAAGATCATGGCTCACTGATTTCGTTGAGCCGTTTTGGCACTGTCGGTAATCTGATGGGCAATCTGGTTGGTGGCGCTATGATGATTGAAGGCCGTATCGCCCGCCTGGCTTATATATCGCTGTATCGCATGCACCAGGTGGCGTTACATGGTTGGTTCCGCACACTAGTGATTTCGGTGATAGGTAAAATCAACAAAATCATCAGACCTCGGTTAAAGTTGCATTAA
- the rho gene encoding transcription termination factor Rho, translated as MHLTELKLKPINELVDLAESMGLENMARLRKQDIIFAILKSHAKNGEEIFGDGVVEILTDGFGFLRSSDSSYLAGPDDIYVSPSQIRRFNLRTGDTISGLIRPPKEGERYFALLKVNEVNFGRPEQARNKILFENLTPLHANSRLRMERGNGSKEDITARVLDLASPIGRGQRGLIVAPPKAGKTILLQNIAQSIAANYPECVLMVLLIDERPEEVTEMQRLVKGEVVASTFDEPASRHVQVAEMVIEKAKRLVEHKKDVIILLDSITRLARAYNTVIPSSGKVLTGGVDANALHKPKRFFGAARNVEEGGSLTIIATALVDTGSKMDEVIYEEFKGTGNMELHLSRKIAERRVFPAIDFNRSGTRREELLASSEELQKMWILRKILNPMDETDCMEFLIDKLSMTKTNDEFFEAMKRQKNS; from the coding sequence ATGCATTTAACCGAACTAAAACTGAAGCCGATTAACGAGCTGGTTGATTTAGCCGAGTCTATGGGCCTGGAAAACATGGCCCGCTTACGTAAGCAAGACATTATTTTCGCCATCTTAAAATCCCACGCCAAAAACGGCGAAGAGATTTTTGGTGACGGAGTTGTTGAAATTTTGACCGACGGCTTCGGTTTCCTACGTTCCTCTGACAGCTCTTATTTGGCTGGCCCGGACGATATTTACGTCTCTCCAAGTCAAATCAGACGCTTTAACTTGCGTACTGGTGACACCATTTCTGGCTTAATTCGCCCGCCAAAAGAAGGTGAGCGTTATTTTGCTTTGCTGAAAGTGAACGAAGTGAACTTCGGTCGCCCAGAACAAGCCCGTAACAAAATTCTGTTTGAAAACTTAACCCCTTTGCATGCCAATTCTCGTTTACGGATGGAACGTGGCAACGGCAGTAAAGAAGACATCACAGCGCGCGTATTAGATTTAGCTTCTCCAATAGGTCGTGGTCAGCGTGGTTTGATTGTGGCGCCGCCTAAAGCCGGTAAAACTATTTTGCTGCAAAATATCGCCCAATCTATCGCAGCAAACTACCCAGAATGTGTGCTGATGGTGTTGCTGATCGACGAACGTCCTGAAGAAGTGACAGAGATGCAGCGATTAGTGAAAGGCGAAGTAGTAGCTTCAACCTTCGACGAACCAGCCAGCCGTCATGTGCAAGTTGCTGAAATGGTGATCGAAAAAGCCAAACGTTTAGTCGAACACAAAAAAGACGTTATTATTTTGCTCGACTCCATCACCCGTTTAGCCCGCGCCTACAACACAGTGATCCCAAGCTCAGGCAAAGTATTAACTGGTGGTGTGGACGCCAACGCTTTACACAAACCAAAACGCTTTTTTGGTGCAGCCCGTAACGTGGAAGAAGGTGGCAGCTTAACCATTATCGCCACAGCTTTGGTTGATACTGGTTCGAAGATGGACGAAGTGATTTACGAAGAATTTAAAGGTACAGGTAATATGGAATTGCACCTGTCGCGTAAAATTGCAGAGCGTCGAGTGTTCCCAGCTATTGATTTCAATCGTTCAGGCACCCGTCGTGAAGAACTGCTGGCGTCCTCTGAAGAATTACAAAAAATGTGGATCCTGCGCAAAATCCTTAACCCAATGGATGAAACTGACTGCATGGAATTCCTGATCGATAAACTGTCTATGACCAAAACCAACGACGAGTTTTTCGAAGCCATGAAACGGCAAAAAAATAGTTAA
- the trxA gene encoding thioredoxin TrxA, producing MSEHILQVSDDSFEADVLKAAAPVLVDFWAEWCGPCKMIAPILNEVAQEYAGKVTVAKVNIDHNPGTPPKFGIRGIPTLLLFKNGQVAATKVGALSKTQLKEFLDSNI from the coding sequence ATGAGTGAACATATTCTGCAGGTGTCAGACGACAGCTTCGAAGCCGACGTGTTAAAAGCTGCTGCCCCTGTCCTGGTCGATTTTTGGGCTGAGTGGTGTGGTCCGTGCAAAATGATTGCACCTATCCTCAACGAAGTAGCACAAGAATACGCAGGTAAAGTGACAGTGGCTAAAGTCAATATTGACCACAACCCAGGCACTCCACCAAAATTTGGTATCCGTGGTATCCCAACTTTACTGTTATTCAAAAACGGTCAGGTTGCAGCGACCAAGGTAGGTGCTTTGTCTAAAACTCAGTTAAAAGAGTTTTTGGACAGCAATATCTAA
- the rhlB gene encoding ATP-dependent RNA helicase RhlB, which yields MNKTHLTQHKFADFALAPQVLAALAAQGYDHCTPIQAQCLPLALAGKDIAGQAQTGTGKTLAFLTATFHHLLTHEPKAKGQPRAIIMAPTRELAVQIHHDAQALAKTSGLKLALIYGGEGYDSQRQLLEQGADILIGTTGRLIDYLKQGLYDLSQIQVVVLDEADRMFDLGFIKDIRFMFRRMPPVTERLSLLFSATLSYKVQELAFEQMNQPVHIHVAPEQMTGSRITEELFYPSDEHKMKLLLTLMEEEWPDKAIVFANTKHCCEDIHAWLEADGHRVGLLTGDVIQKKRLRILEDFTSGKLDILVATDVAARGLHIPMVSHVFNYDLPDDCEDYVHRIGRTGRAGESGKAISFACERYALNLTAIEDYIRHAIPVTQYDTSALLEDLTVPKPRVRRRPGQARSGGRPNQNGPRNPRNRPR from the coding sequence ATGAATAAAACACACTTAACTCAGCATAAATTTGCCGATTTCGCATTGGCACCACAGGTTCTTGCCGCATTGGCCGCGCAAGGTTATGACCATTGTACCCCAATACAGGCTCAATGTTTGCCTCTTGCGTTAGCTGGCAAAGATATTGCGGGCCAGGCACAAACAGGTACTGGTAAAACTCTTGCCTTTCTGACGGCAACTTTCCATCATTTGTTAACCCACGAGCCTAAGGCTAAAGGCCAACCTCGTGCCATCATTATGGCTCCTACGCGCGAACTGGCTGTTCAGATCCATCATGACGCTCAGGCTCTGGCCAAAACATCTGGCTTAAAGCTTGCTCTGATTTATGGGGGCGAAGGTTACGATTCTCAACGTCAATTACTGGAACAAGGTGCAGATATTTTAATCGGCACTACAGGTCGTTTGATTGATTACTTAAAACAAGGCCTGTACGACCTGTCACAAATTCAGGTGGTGGTGCTGGATGAAGCCGATCGCATGTTCGATTTGGGCTTTATTAAAGACATCCGTTTTATGTTCCGTCGTATGCCACCAGTGACTGAACGTTTGAGCTTATTGTTCTCCGCTACTTTGTCTTACAAGGTGCAGGAATTGGCCTTTGAGCAGATGAACCAGCCTGTGCATATTCATGTGGCACCTGAACAAATGACAGGGTCACGTATTACTGAAGAATTATTCTATCCGTCAGACGAACACAAAATGAAGTTGTTGCTGACGCTGATGGAAGAAGAGTGGCCGGATAAAGCCATTGTTTTTGCCAATACCAAACATTGCTGTGAAGATATTCACGCTTGGTTGGAAGCCGATGGCCACCGTGTTGGTTTACTGACAGGGGATGTGATCCAGAAAAAACGTTTACGTATTCTGGAGGATTTCACCAGCGGTAAACTGGATATTCTGGTTGCAACTGACGTTGCCGCCCGAGGTTTACATATTCCTATGGTCAGCCATGTCTTTAACTATGACCTACCAGACGATTGTGAAGACTATGTGCACCGTATTGGCCGTACTGGCCGCGCCGGTGAGAGTGGTAAAGCCATCAGTTTTGCCTGTGAACGTTATGCACTGAATCTGACGGCTATTGAAGACTATATCCGTCATGCAATACCTGTCACTCAATACGATACTTCTGCGTTACTGGAAGACTTAACCGTGCCAAAACCACGGGTCAGACGTCGTCCGGGTCAGGCACGCAGCGGCGGACGACCTAATCAGAATGGGCCAAGAAACCCACGTAACCGCCCGCGCTAA
- the gppA gene encoding guanosine-5'-triphosphate,3'-diphosphate diphosphatase: MGQETHVTARAKSMDGAGKPTQHNDIYAVIDLGSNSFHMLMVKVVGGSVQVIGRVKRKVRLAAGLNDSLVLSKQAMTRGWECLALFAERLQDIPSANIRIVGTATLRLARNVKTFLVEAEAILGQPIQVISGEEEARIIYLGVAHTSNCDSNRLVIDIGGASTEIVVGQGFQPILLSSLNMGCVTFLERYFENNELSEANFNAAIAAAEHEILKISEQYLQQGWQNAVGASGTVQAMQEILVGQGKDEVITLPRLEAIMQQALACGHMDQLNLPGLAQERKQVFPSGLAILIALFRVLNISGMTLSGGALREGVLYSMLPQLQHQDVRARTMQSMMVRYYIDQQHAERVADMAATLADQLHQQWNLASFEGLAMLRSGALLHELGLLIEYKNHHHHGAYIISHAELPGFTRAQQQLLMALVYNHRADIHKEILSRQTMTSVLLAVRLTRLLRLSVILSMRRRHEVLPEVQITAQAEALTLTLPEGWLDHHPLMRAELEQEVMYQHQAGWQLAVE; the protein is encoded by the coding sequence ATGGGCCAAGAAACCCACGTAACCGCCCGCGCTAAGTCTATGGACGGCGCAGGTAAACCGACACAGCATAATGATATTTATGCTGTGATCGATCTCGGCTCCAATAGCTTTCATATGTTGATGGTGAAAGTGGTTGGTGGCAGCGTCCAGGTGATAGGCCGGGTCAAACGTAAAGTGCGTTTGGCCGCAGGTTTAAACGACAGCTTAGTCTTAAGCAAACAAGCCATGACCCGGGGTTGGGAATGCCTGGCTTTGTTTGCTGAACGTCTGCAGGATATTCCTTCTGCCAATATCCGTATTGTTGGTACAGCGACACTTCGATTAGCCCGTAACGTCAAAACCTTTCTGGTTGAAGCTGAAGCTATTTTAGGCCAGCCTATCCAGGTGATTTCCGGCGAAGAAGAAGCCCGTATTATTTATCTGGGCGTAGCTCATACCTCCAATTGTGATTCGAACCGTCTGGTGATCGACATAGGCGGTGCTTCCACTGAAATAGTGGTGGGGCAGGGTTTTCAGCCGATTTTATTGTCTAGTCTGAATATGGGCTGCGTGACTTTCCTCGAGCGTTATTTTGAAAATAACGAATTAAGCGAAGCTAATTTTAATGCCGCTATAGCTGCCGCGGAACATGAGATTCTGAAAATCAGCGAGCAGTATCTGCAGCAAGGCTGGCAGAATGCTGTGGGCGCGTCCGGCACAGTGCAGGCGATGCAGGAAATCTTAGTAGGTCAGGGTAAAGATGAAGTGATCACTTTGCCGCGACTGGAAGCCATCATGCAACAGGCTTTGGCCTGTGGTCATATGGACCAGCTGAATTTGCCCGGCTTAGCCCAAGAGCGTAAACAGGTATTCCCTTCAGGTTTAGCTATCCTCATTGCCTTATTCCGGGTGCTTAACATCAGCGGCATGACCTTATCAGGTGGGGCTTTGCGCGAAGGCGTGTTGTACAGCATGTTGCCGCAGCTGCAACATCAGGATGTGCGGGCCCGCACTATGCAAAGCATGATGGTGCGTTATTACATTGACCAGCAACATGCTGAGCGGGTGGCAGATATGGCCGCTACTTTGGCTGACCAGTTGCATCAGCAATGGAATTTAGCCAGTTTTGAAGGTCTGGCTATGTTGCGCTCTGGTGCTTTACTGCATGAGCTGGGTTTGTTGATTGAATACAAAAACCATCATCATCATGGCGCCTATATTATCAGCCATGCCGAACTGCCTGGATTTACCCGGGCCCAACAGCAGTTGCTGATGGCTTTGGTCTATAACCACAGAGCCGATATCCACAAAGAAATTCTGTCCAGACAAACCATGACCTCAGTGCTGCTCGCTGTGCGGCTAACCCGTTTATTGCGATTATCTGTGATTTTGTCGATGCGTCGCCGGCATGAAGTTTTGCCTGAAGTGCAGATCACAGCGCAAGCTGAAGCTCTGACTTTAACTTTGCCGGAAGGTTGGCTCGATCATCACCCTTTGATGCGCGCTGAGCTGGAACAGGAAGTGATGTATCAGCATCAGGCAGGCTGGCAACTGGCTGTAGAATAA